In the Loxodonta africana isolate mLoxAfr1 chromosome 1, mLoxAfr1.hap2, whole genome shotgun sequence genome, one interval contains:
- the LOC100665173 gene encoding olfactory receptor 2G3-like, producing MFDFGFWAQHLYFYTCFFPFMSKVMKTSNESWGGDFILVGFSDQPQLEKILFVVVLISYLLTLIGNTAIILVSRLDPMLHMPMYYFLTILSFVDICFSTSIVPQLLWNLHEPTKTITPVGCTIQLYLSLALGSTECVLLAVMAYDRYAAVCRPLHYATIMHPRLCQSLAGVAWLSGVGNSLIQGTITLRLPLCGNRRIYHFICEVPAMIKLACVDIHANEVQLFMASLVLLLLPLILILVSYGYIAQAVMRIRSAQAWHKALGTCGSHLLVVSLFYGTATAVYIQPNSSYAHNQGKFITLLYTVVIPTLNPLIYSLRNKDVKGALKRLGRKDQCTGE from the coding sequence atgtttgattttgggttttggGCCCAACACCTGTATTTTTATActtgtttctttcctttcatgAGTAAGGTGATGAAGACGAGTAATGAGAGTTGGGGAGGTGATTTCATACTGGTGGGCTTCTCTGACCAGCCACAGCTTGAGAAGATCCTCTTTGTGGTTGTGCTGATCTCCTACCTCCTGACACTGATAGGTAACACAGCCATCATTCTGGTCTCCAGACTGGATCCCATGCTCCATATGCCCATGTATTATTTTCTTACCATTCTCTCCTTTGTTGACATCTGCTTTAGCACCAGCATTGTGCCCCAACTGCTATGGAACCTCCATGAGCCCACCAAGACAATTACTCCTGTAGGCTGTACTATTCAACTTTACTTGTCTTTGGCACTGGGATCCACTGAGTGTGTTCTCCTAGCTGTCATGGCATATGACCGCTATGCTGCTGTTTGCCGACCACTTCATTATGCTACCATTATGCATCCACGACTTTGCCAGTCACTTGCAGGAGTGGCATGGTTGAGTGGAGTGGGTAACTCCCTAATTCAAGGCACCATCACCCTTCGGCTGCCCCTTTGTGGGAACCGGAGGATTTACCACTTCATCTGTGAAGTGCCTGCCATGATCAAGTTGGCCTGTGTAGACATTCATGCCAATGAGGTCCAACTCTTCATGGCTTCCTTGGTACTGCTCCTCCTCCCTCTGATACTCATCTTGGTCTCATATGGATACATTGCCCAAGCAGTGATGAGAATCAGGTCAGCCCAAGCCTGGCATAAAGCCCTTGGAACATGTGGGTCTCACCTGTTGGTAGTGTCCCTCTTCTATGGGACTGCCACAGCTGTTTATATCCAGCCCAACAGTTCCTATGCCCATAATCAGGGAAAGTTTATAACCCTCTTGTATACTGTAGTTATTCCCACTCTCAATCCCCTTATTTACTCTCTGCgaaacaaagatgtaaagggAGCTTTGAAGAGGCTGGGGAGAAAAGATCAGTGTACAGGAGAATGA